The window CTCACTCCTTTTATCAGATTCTCCCACGAGACCTAACCGGCTAACCCTAGTTCTCACTTCTCATCCCTTTGTCACTCCTTTTTATGTGCTGGATTTGGCCCTTATGTATATATTGCTTGCTCCTATGAAAAATTTAGTTACTTAAATACTTTATTTTTAgatatatttgaattttttttgcaaacgctattttgaaatatagcacgctattaacgcgctataacttgtgtagcatttagagaagggcctcgctatattttgtagcgcgctatttaaaatattGGCTGCATTGCTGCCGAGTCAAAACTGATCTAGTACTGATATTGCCTAAACACAGCTTAACCATCAGATGCCAGAATAATCATACATTCACACTAATCATCCATAGCCAGTAGTAATCCTTCCCAGCTCCTTAGTTGCATTAGTACTGAACTTGTACCATAATCTTGATTGATTGGGTTGATTAGCTTGCACATGTGTGGTTTAGCCTCTAGTCATACATTCATACTAATCATCTAACTTAGCTGCACTAATCATCCATAACATGAAGGAGATCAAACACTTACTTCACTGCATCCTCCTCGGCGCCCTGGCCTGCGGTGTAGTAGTTGACTTGGGAGCGACGACGGCAGGTGGGGTCAGATCGATCCGAACGGTGAGCGTGAGTGTGTCGCCAGAGAGTAGCTCCCGGGGCACCACCAAGAACATCCCCTGGCACGACGGCGGAGCGCCCGTGGATAGCGCGTTGCTGATCACCGGCGAGGTCATGAGGACTAGGTCGTAGTCCTTGTCGCCGCCACGGCGCTCAATGGAGAGCTTGCACCAGAACCAGGGCCCCGTCTCAGCCTCGCTGTCCGGCCTGATGCACAACAGTGACACGGCGGTGCCCGCACCGAGCGGGCAGAGGGAGACGAGGAACACGCTGCGGTCCTCCTCCCCGACGAGCAGGTGCCAGCTGTGCGACAGGGAGAAGCTCAGGCTCCAAGACCGGCCATAGCGGACCGTGACGGCGGGGCGCTGGTGATGGGTGGCGAAGTGGCCGACCAGCATCGCACGGGAGCCCACGAAGGTGCATGCAGACTCCGGGCAGGTGCAGGGCGCGCACTGGCACACGCGCTGGTGGTCCGCGGCCTCATGGAACACCACGTAGCGCTCGCAGCCGAACGCCTTGTAGGGGCATGGCACCTTGGCGGCGCCGACCACCTTGTCCAGCTGGCAGCAGTGGGTGTTGGCACGGCTGCAGACCACGCGGTGCCCGGCACGGCAGTAGTAGCATACTACGTGCCCTACGGCATCGCACTGCCACAGTAAACGCAACCACACGCAAGTTTGTTTTAACAAAAGGAGTATAATGTTTGGTCTCTGCATCACTGCGATGCACACAATATAGATGAAGAAGATAACAAATGTCTTGCATCCACGTGAAAATAAAATAAATGTGTCATCTTCCGAAGATCTCAAAGGAATCCTCTCAAAAAGATATAGAAAGAGGTTTTTTTTGTTCTTTCAAAAAAATTGGTCGCTTTGGTGTGAGAGGAGAGATAACCTTGAACACGGGGGGCTTGAGTGGGAGGAGGCAGCCCTGGCAGTGGAGGAGTGTCACGTCCATCCTCACGTCGATCTGCGTCGGTGCCATGGATTCCGCCGCCACCAACGCATCCCCTGCTTCGCCTTCGTCCTGCATCGTCACCTCCCCTTTCTCCGACTCCGACTTCACCTCCTTGGCACTCACCCTTGTTGCACGACTCTCCCCTTCCTTCATGGTTATTTCTGGTCACACCGTGTGTTTTAGTGGGGAAATAATGAAAGAGAGGGGAGGGTGAAGACCTAAGAGGAAAACTGGGGCGGCCATTGCGGCAAATGTTGGAGCCAGCAGAGCATACCCCAAAAGGAAAGATAGGTGCCAATAATTTTAGCATGCCGATAATGTTTGTTTTAACTTTTCAAAGAACTGATCTTTTTTTTAATCTTTAAAGTATTTCTATGTAGGTGGAGTTTTTATTTGGGATAATATAACTTTGGGTTCCACTTCACGTACAACCCCTCTAATAAAACCAACGCTTGAGATTAAGATGTGCCTCTTCGGATGAGAGGGTGTGATGGTCCAGTTGACAAGTAATTATTGCTTTACAAAACACACAATGTGGGATATGATCTTACTAAACTTAACAGATGTAAGGCCAAATCCACcgcatgaccccaaacggacgtccgttttgtccggattctgtccatttgggtagggcaatggggtcgtgtccgggcaatttccgggatgcggtggccgtgcgtccAGCGCTCGGACGCATCCGG is drawn from Triticum aestivum cultivar Chinese Spring unplaced genomic scaffold, IWGSC CS RefSeq v2.1 scaffold11051, whole genome shotgun sequence and contains these coding sequences:
- the LOC123172385 gene encoding putative E3 ubiquitin-protein ligase SINA-like 6, encoding MKEGESRATRVSAKEVKSESEKGEVTMQDEGEAGDALVAAESMAPTQIDVRMDVTLLHCQGCLLPLKPPVFKCDAVGHVVCYYCRAGHRVVCSRANTHCCQLDKVVGAAKVPCPYKAFGCERYVVFHEAADHQRVCQCAPCTCPESACTFVGSRAMLVGHFATHHQRPAVTVRYGRSWSLSFSLSHSWHLLVGEEDRSVFLVSLCPLGAGTAVSLLCIRPDSEAETGPWFWCKLSIERRGGDKDYDLVLMTSPVISNALSTGAPPSCQGMFLVVPRELLSGDTLTLTVRIDLTPPAVVAPKSTTTPQARAPRRMQ